The DNA segment tattattagacttaaaatgagtttttctctgatttacaagcatttttgttttactaatttttgttgtttctatttGATTTACAATTTCTACGCCATCACTTGTTCTCCAACGTCATTGCGACATCGCCTATAGCAATGTGCATTGTTTCGGTTTAGCACTCGGTTTCTTCTCCACGGCTCTCACTGCCTCCTCGAAGACTTGATTTAGATTGATCTTCTTTTTGGCTGAACATTCCACCAGCGTGTGCGCATGAATTTCCTTGCGCAAGCGGCGTCCCTCGCTTGTCGTCACGAATTTCTCCGAATTGGGTACTCGCAAATCCAACTTGGTGCCGATCAGCACAACGGGCACATTATTGGAGAAATGCCGTATCTCCGGCCACCACTTGCTCTTGATATTCTCAAAAGATGTTCGACTACTTATCGAATAGCAAAGCAGGAAGCAACTCGTCTACgcggaaaaagaaaaaacaacaaaaataacatgatgaatgaatgaatttatcttctatgaatttttttattcgtattaaatagtttttgttgtttgtatgcTTACATTCGGATAACTGAGCGGACGTAGGCGCTCGTAGTCCTCTTGCCCGGCTGTATCCCAGAGTGTCAGGCTGTATTCATTGCCATCGACCGTGATGTTGCAGGCATGGTTATCGAACACTGTGGGTATGTATTCTTCGGGGAATTCgttttgtgtgtatgtgatgAGTAGGCAGGTCTTGCCCACCATACCGTCGCCGACTATTGTGATTTTAAGGGGACGTAAACTTCTCgccattattttgttgttgttgttgctgtggatGCTGCAGTTGGTACTTTGTTTTCACTTGTcggatttgttgttgttttctagtGTTGTCGGAAGATAATGTATTGCACCGGCTTGCGCTGTAAAAGaaggaaaagtgaaaatattgaaaagtgtGTGCATTTCTCTTGTGGGGAAGTTTATGTGATTGTAGTTGTGCGCGTTTGATTGCATCTGTTTGCATATGCAAGTTCGTTAGCGTACGAATAAGTGGTATATTTTAGTGAATGAATTACCCAGCAAGCATTTTGGTTGCCACTCATTCGTTATAACCGCGGAGTATATTTAGTTTTCAACGAACTTTGTAACATCAGGAAGGAAACGTCTTAGATCCTATAAAGTAAATATAGCTATAAATTAGCAGCGTCGATTTCGCTATGTCCCTCTCGCAACCTCTTAATGCGGGAACTAGTTGCTCAGCTTTTGatttatcgatctgaaattttgcgtaCATGCTTTTTGCTCCAAGATGTTGCTCATTTGCtagaaccgctgatatcggaccactataacatatagctgccatacaaactgaacgttcaaagtCAAGTCTCtatgtggaaaacttttttatttgacgagatatcaacATGAAACTTGACATGTATTATTATCTGAGACAACGTTATAAtcgacaaaaaaattgttcaaatcggttcactgtagcatatagctgtcatacaaactgaacgtaagatatcaagtccttatatggaaaacttttttatttgacgaggtatcatcacgaaattcggtatatattatTGTCCGAGTCAACGTTATAATCCACGAATAAATCGTTTTGATCGgttaactgtagcatatagctgccatacaaactgaataatcaaaattaaatttttatatggaatCTTTTCTATTTGTAGTATATATAGTTTCGATTTAACCGAACCCTAcgaattttcttgttttaatttaaaattaaatataatatttttaatttttcaattttatcaaagTAAACAAATCATTTACGGGATGGTGCAACACTTTCCCCAACAGTGTTTACCGCCAAATTTACTTGTTCGTTTGCTTTATTGTATTGCTTTTGTAAGTGCATTCCTTATGTTCTTTATATGTTTTATCGACATATCGCTACTGCCACTTTTTCCAaatgttcacacacacacacaccacatgACACCCCAATGCCGCTGCCTCCACAGCTGCGCCGCCTCAAGTGAGAGTGTGTGCGCCATACCGTCAACTTCAATTGgagctacaacaacaagacTAAGAAACACCGGCAGTGCGCTGCCATCGACACCGGAAATGTTAAgctaaattgtaaacaaaattatcgTAATTTGGATGTGAGGACAGCGCAGCAAGAAATGGAAAAGGAAGAGCACATTTTTGCGAAATCAAACATTACAATATTCGTATACTTGCTCGTCTACGCATTTATAAGTTCTACAACGTTTAAATGGAATACTTGTCACCGTTGACTGACCGCTTTTCGAACACTTTATTACAGCTCTTTAGGATTTCCAAAACGAGCGGGTTGTTCTCATGTAAATTGGAGAAAACGCTTTTTTGCGCCACATTTATAGACTTTAGTTGAGTGAGTTACGTATTCAAGTCGTAAAACATGCTCATCATTCTCGAATATTGCGCAGAAATTGAGGTtaagtgtgtacatatgtatgtatgtatgtatataaagcgtGTGCAGGCTTCTAAACTTTAAAAAACGTTGGAGTAATGCGTGTAATCTATacttaacataaaataatatatgtatttcataacaacaacaaagcgataAAGCCATATCTACCACTTTTTATAACCAATACTTCATAAAAGTCTAACCATGATAAGTTATGAATTCATTTGTAAGCAGCCATgcaattttcatacaaaaacttttcatttatttagcaataaataccacattttaaagaaaatgagtcaaaaacgcaatatatatgtatgtatatacacatggcatacgtatacacatacatacatacatacacacatacatatactagtatacgtacatatatagcaacgactattaaatatttagcgATTATAGCAGTAGTAACATGATATCACTATACATCGCCACTTATCTTATCGccaattaacaacaacaacaacaattaaaaaaccataataaaaaaaatatgtacatacatacagatattgTTAGAAAAGCATTCGATGCACGAGTGCAAACGACGACTGAAGAAGCCAAAGGTACTTCAACAGTCATTATTTGCCAAAGAGCGAGCGGttttctcaaataaataaattcttcaaATGGCTTTAGTTGCCAACGCAGCTGATCGAAAAATTGCTCAGCTTGTTCGTTTGTGTGAAAAAGTTTCAACTTGCGATTACCTAATCATTAGATGAAATGCTATTCCagcaaattctaaaattttgccGAAAGACCACAAGAATTTGGCTGCTGATTAAAAGCTATACCAAGAAGTGTGCTGGATCGAGCAAGaattttgcttattaaaaaaaattatatttgaaaaaattgtatagcTAAggttagattccacaacacttGAACGGTTATGTACTGTACTTTGTGTGTATCTTTACTTCAATATCAGCTACCGGCAAGACGCCTTGAACATATCATAAATCTTAGTAGCTTTATTTCTATATTCGTTAATTCACCTGGATGTCTAATAGTATGAGATCCGAGGTGTTGCAGTCTTGCTCTGGtggtctgaagaacaacaaagcggcgggggccgatggattgccttCCGATTTATTCAaatatggcggcgaagaactgataaagtacatgcatcagcttctttgtagaatatggtcggacgcaAGCATGCccgaatattgaaatttaagtgcgctctgtctaatccacaaaaagtggaccccacaatttgcgtcaactaccgtggaataagcctaATAAAGTAGGAAGTCAGACATTCCTCAATCAAACTCAATCAACTTCTCTTCTTCGCTATCACATACACAACTTTGTTTATAACTCCACTTTTGGTAGTGATCATAACTTCCAAATAGaacatataaaaacaatttattcagATCTTTCTTGAtgtaactaaaatttatttaaaattcaccCCATCAATCTGTGCAAAAGTTAAGCCCTCCTTACAGCTTCCGTCTACAAACCGTTACACCTCATGTAAGCtacatttttgattattttattcaaaaacaaatcTGTTCACACATTCAAACAAATTTCTGTACCACTCTACAGTTACGGTATATACTAAAATTTTCTTAACCATTTCTtgtcatatttcaaaaattcaatcaCTTTGCGCTCAAAACGCTCTAAATATTATCTGCAGCAATTAATCTATGCTCACAAAAGTCCACATCTGCGTATACTCGTATACACTTGTCTGCAGCTAGCGCCACAATGGTCCACACTTAACCCCCAGCACCCTAGAACCCAAACAATTAAGGTTAATTGAAGCCACTTCATCTTGAAAATCGTTAAAATAGTTTCATTTCGTATCAATTATTTGAGTATCGTAGAAAGGTGACGGAAAGAGGAAAGAGAGGGTATGAGAAACAAAAAAGCAGCTGCAAAAATTCGTGCCGAAAATGTAAGCaaagtatttgaaatttaatcgaaaactggaaaataatccattaataattatgaatagaacataaataattttgtaaatttatctaTTACATTGGTTTGCCGAAGTACTTTCTTTCGTAGCTGATAAAATTGTGCTCTGAATTGTtaggttaaataaaaaaaatatttcgaaatgaagctaTTACGCTAATTGCACACATTTAAatcaaaacatttaaatttttatgatacATGATACGGCATATTGATTGAAAGATCACCACAAACTAATAGGTACTAATATCAATATTATATCCGATCAAGCTGGGAGTTCGAAGAAAAGCAAAAAGGATAAACGAACTCTTCAATGCAACGTTATCCAGACAGTTCACACAGATGAAGTCGTTTTCTTGCAGTTGAGTCGCTGAAAATAGTTCCACAGAAAAGTCACTGGCCTTCCAtcgtaaaacacatttttggcaaaattattattattattttattcaacatagttccattcaagggtgatacactggTTATAGCGACTCTCTAACTTTTCTATacaatttttgtagtacgacTTGCCCTTTGTTTGAAAATAGGCcgcagtttcggcgatcacctcttcattcttttgagatctgagagtAGGAAATAGTCACTGTgtgccagatctggagaatacggtggaagCGGAAGTAATTCAAAGACCAATTCagggatttttgccatcgttttcacaaAGTTGAGACACGTTGCATTGTCTTtatgaaacagcactttctttttcttcaaatacagccgtttttcggcgatttcgtcctttcaacggtccaataacgctatgtaatagtcactgttgatggtgcttcctttttcaaggtagtcaataaaaataatttcatgcgcatcccaaaatacagacgcaataaccttgccaaccgacttttGAGCCTTTCcatgctttggagcgggttcatcgtgtgcagtccactcaggtgactgtcgattggacttcagaGCGATATGATGGTGCCATGTTTCAtttattgtcacatatcgacgcaaaaactctgGTTCATTACTCTTGTTCATCTCCacacactgctccgaatcatcatttcgtcgttgtttttggttaaaagtgagctcgcgcgacACCTACTTTGCAAAGAGCTTTCGCATACCCAAATATGCGTTGAtgatatgatatatgtacattgtcaGTTGATATCCCTAGAGTGCCTGTTATCTCGACAACTTCACTTTGcggtcatccaaaattttttttggtggctttttgatgttttcgtcgttaacaacattttttgagcGC comes from the Bactrocera neohumeralis isolate Rockhampton chromosome 2, APGP_CSIRO_Bneo_wtdbg2-racon-allhic-juicebox.fasta_v2, whole genome shotgun sequence genome and includes:
- the LOC126767446 gene encoding ras-like GTP-binding protein RhoL; its protein translation is MARSLRPLKITIVGDGMVGKTCLLITYTQNEFPEEYIPTVFDNHACNITVDGNEYSLTLWDTAGQEDYERLRPLSYPNTSCFLLCYSISSRTSFENIKSKWWPEIRHFSNNVPVVLIGTKLDLRVPNSEKFVTTSEGRRLRKEIHAHTLVECSAKKKINLNQVFEEAVRAVEKKPSAKPKQCTLL